The stretch of DNA CGATTCGCGCGATGATGCCGGCGACATGCGCCTGGAGATCCTCAACGACAAGGAAGGCGTGTGGCGCTGCCGCACCACCTTCAACTGCACCGAGGCATGCCCCCGCGGCATCCAGATCACGCAGGCCATCGCAGAGGTCAAGCAGGCCATCCTGTCCCGCAAGGTCTAGCAACTGGTTCGTCAGAACCAAAGGAAACAGACGACGACGGCGCCTCTCACCTTCCGGGTGGGGGCGCCGCCGTCGTCTACCCGCCCACATGAAAGGGCCCACGGTGTCCAGTTCCGAAAAAGTCTCCTTCCAAGGTTCCACCGGCGAAATGCTCTCCGGCATCATCGACGTCCCCGAGGGGAAAGTGAAGGGTTGGGGCGTCTTCTCGCACGGCTTCACGCTGGGCAAGGACAGCCCCGCGGCGTCCCGGATGTGCAAGGCGCTGGCCGACAACGGCGTGGGCATGCTCCGTTTCGACAACCTCGGCCTCGGCGAATCCGCCGGGCTGTGGTCGGAGGGGTCCTTCAGCCACAAGGTGGCGGACACCGTGAAAGCGGCCGAATTCATGAACGCCTCGGGCCGGGCGGTCTCACTGCTCGTGGGGCATTCCTTTGGCGGAGCCGCCGTCCTGGCCGCGGCCCGGCAGATTCCGGACCTCGACGCCGTGGCCACCGTCGGTGCGCCGTTTTCGCCCAAGCACGTGGCCCACGTCTTCGATGCGGCGCTGGACCGCATCCTCAGCGAGGGCAGCGCGGAGGTGGACCTGGGCGGCAAGCGGGTGGAGATCCGGCGGCACTTCGTCGAGGACCTCGAGAACGCCGATCTGACCGACTGCATCAGGGCCCTGCACAGGCCGCTCATGGTGCTCCACTCCCCCACGGACAACACGGTGGGGATCGAGAACGCCAGCACCATCTTCCAGACGGCGCGGCATCCACGCAGCTTCGTCTCGCTGGAGGGCAGCGACCACCTGCTGACGGGCAAGGGGCAGGCTGCGCGGGCGGCGAAGATTATCTCGGCGTGGGCCGATCAGTACCTCGATGCCTGAGCACGGCTGAGCGCTCACTCCGCTGTTTTCCCGCAGCCTGTTTTCCGGCAGGAGGCGTTTTGCCCGGCTGCACCTGGCGGGCGCCCCAGCCGTTCGTCGTGGCCGCGGGATCCGCCCTCAGGTCCTCGTCGCGGACCGCGGCCCAGGCTGCCGAGACCAGGTAGACCTGGCTGACGAGGTTGAACCAGATCAGCAGGCCGATGATGATGGCGAAAGGTGCCAGGATGGGGTTCCGTCCGGCACCGGCCAGCAGTTCGGCGCTGAAGATCTGCAGCACGGCCGTGCCCACCGCGGCCAGGCCGGTGCCTTCCAGCAGGGCGCGCCTGGCCAGCTTCAGCCCGGCCGCGAGCCGGAACATGACCAGCGCGGTGCACCAGCCCAGCAACAAGGGCACGGCGATCTTGACCGAGGTGGTCAGCGGGCCGGCCACCAGGGGGTCAAGGTGGAGTTGCCCGGTGACCCAGCCGGCGGCCGTGCCGAAGACCAGCGAGACGCCGGCGCTGATCCCCAAGGCCACGCCCAGGAGCAGCAGGATACCGGCGTCGCGCAGCTTGACCAGGACCGGGTTCAGCTTCCGGGGCCCCAGCCGCATCACGCCCCGCAGGCCGTCGCGGAGGCCATCAATCCAGCCGAGCGAGGTCACCAGCGTCACGACGGCGGCGATCGCGGCCGTCCAGCCGAGGCCATTGGGGTTCAGCAGGTCCTGCGGATCGACCAGGCCCTGTCCGCCGTCGACCTTCAAGAGGCCGGGGGCATTGATGGCAACGCTGCTGATGACCCGGTCCAGCAGCGCCGGCTGCCCGCGCAGCACCAGCCCAGCGACGGAGAAGCCGGTGGCCAGCAGGCCGGTGACCGAAAAGAACATCCGGAAGCCGATGCCGGCGCTCATCAGCGGACCATGCTGGAGGCTGTAGTGCTGGAAGGCCCGGATGGGCCGGACGGCGTTGAGCCGGGCGAGGAGCCACTGGAGCAGCGGCAGCAACGCGGCCGGCCCTCCACCGCCGGAACGGCGCGCCTTTCCCCAGTCGATCCTCTTGCGGATGACTTCCAGCTTCAGCCGGGCCAGTTCGGTGGGAAGCGGAGGATCAGCGGACGGCTGCTGAGCCGTCCGGGCCTCTGTCGTCGTCAGGTGCGGTGCCAAAGTCAAGCTCTTCCCGTAGCTGCCATATGCCATTGTCGTCGTGCTCGTAAAGTCCCATGCTAGCCACCGGGAACGTGGCCCTGTAGTCCTTGAGCGCCGTTTCGGCCTCATCGAGGCTTTCCGGTGCCACGTCGTGGGCCACGGTGACGTGCGGGTGGTAGGCGAAGGGAAGTTCACGTTCCAGCGGCCCGGACTGGAGCTTCCGGTGCAGGCTGACGCAGTCCCCGAAACCGTCCTCGACGTTGAGGAAGACCACCGGGGAAACCGGCCGGAAGGACCCGGTGCCGGCGACGGTGACGTTGAATGGCGCCTGCTTGCGTGCGATCTCCCGCACGTGGCGGCGCGTCGCTTCCCAGTCCTGCGTCATGGTGGTGGTCACCAGGGTGATGTGCGCCGGGATGACACCGGCCATGGGGTCGCCGAAGGAGGCACGCCAGCGCTGGAGTTCGTCGGCGATATCCGCCGGGAACCCCAGGATCACGCCGATGCTGACGCCTTCGCTGCGGGCCTGTCCGTCGCCGCCCGCGCCGCGGGCACGGACGCGCGAAACGTCGTCGGCGGTGGCTTTGCTGACGGACGCCATCGGCCTAGCGGACTCCGGCCAGGCTCAGCGACGGCAGGAACCCCATGCGCTCATACACCTGGGTGAGCGTCACTGACGCGATTTCGCGGGCGCGCTCGGCGCCCTTTGCCAGCAGCCGGTCCAACTCCGCCGGATCCGCCATAAGCTCCTGGGTGCGGTTCCGCAGCGGCGTGATGAAATCCACCATGACCTCCGCCAGATCCGCCTTCAGGTGCCCATACATCTTGCCCTGGTACTCGGTTTCCAGCTCCGCGACCGATTTTCCGGTCAGCGTGGAATAGATGGTCAGCAGGTTGGACACACCAGGCTTGGCCTCTGCATCGAACCTGATCTCGCTGCCGGTGTCCGTCACGGCGGACTTGATGCGTTTGGCGGCGATCTTTGGGTCCTCCAGCAGCTGGATGGAACCGTGGGGTGACCCGCCCGTCTTGGACATCTTGGCGGTGGGACTCTGGAGGTCGTAGATCTTGGCGGTGGCCTTGAGGATGGTGGCCTCAGGCACCGTGAACGTCTGGCCGAAGCGGGTGTTGAAGCGCTGGGCCAGGTTTCGGGTCAGCTCAAGGTGCTGACGCTGGTCCTCGCCGACGGGCACCAGGTCAGTCTGGTAAAGGAGGATATCGGCGGCCATCAGGGTGGGATAGGCAAACAGGCCCACGGTGGCGGCGTCGGCGCCCGCCTTCTGCGTCTTGTCCTTGAACTGGGTCATGCGGGACGCTTCGCCGAAACCGGTGATGCAATTCAGCGCCCAGGCGAGCTGCGCGTGCTCCGGCACATGCGACTGCACAAAAAACGTGCACTTGTCCGGGTCAATGCCGGCAGCAATGTACTGCGCGGCAACCACGCGGGTGCGCTTGGCAAGCTCGGACGGCTCGAAGTCCACGGTGATGGCGTGGAGATCGGGGATGAAGAACACGGCGTCGTATTCCGCCTGCATGGCCACCCAGTTGCGGACGGCGCCGATGTAGTTGCCCAGGTGCAGTGAATCCGCCGTGGGCTTTGCACCCGACAGGATGCGCTTCTTGGTAACAGGGGTGGTAGAGCTAGTCATTCGCAGAAAACCTTCGGGTTTAGAGCCGGTAGTCCACTACCAGCGGGGCGTGGTCGGAGAAGCGGGTGTCCCAGGACGGTGCCCGGTCGACAACGGCTGACACTGCGGCAGCAGCGAGGGCGGGCGTGGCCATGTGGTAATCGATGCGCCAGCCCGTGTCGTTGTCGAAGGCCTGGCCCCGTTGCGACCACCAGGTGTAAGGGCCGTCGACGTTACCCGCCAGGCCCCGGTGAACATCCTTCCAGCCGATTTCCCCGCCGAAGAAGCGGTCGAAATATGCGCGCTCCTCGGGAAGGAAGCCGGCACGCTTGACGTTGCCCTTCCAGTTCTTGATATCCAGTTCGGTGTGGCCGACGTTGAGGTCGCCCACCACGAGGGCATGGTCACTGTGTTTGGCCAGCTCAGGCAGCCGGCTGAGCATCACGTCCAGGAACCGGAACTTGTCGTCCTGCTTGGGGGTGCCGGCCTCGCCGGAGTGCACGTAGGCGCTGACGACCGTCAGCTGCGAAGCCTGCCCTTCGGCGTTCCGGACGGTGTAGTCCGCTTCGACCCAGCGCCCGGTGGTGGCGAAGAAGTCGTCCCCGATCCCGACGCGGGTGGCGAGCGGCTCTTCGCGGGAGGCTATCGCGACGCCGGCGCGGCCCTTGGCCTCGGCTTCGGCGTGCAGGATGTGCCAGCCCTCGCCGAGGAGTTCATGGACGATCGCGTCAGGGGCGCGGACTTCCTGGAGGCAGAGGATGTCCACTTCACGGGGCTCCAGCCATTCCGCCATGCCCTTCTTGTAGGCGGCGCGCAGGCCGTTGACGTTGACTGATGCGATACGAAGGTGGTCCTTCTTCAATGCCGAGCTCACCCGATCCACTCTAGTCGATGATGGTTCCGGTCACGGGCTCGTCGGCGCCGCCGGCGGACTTGATCATGTCCCGCGCGTTCGTGGCGGTGATCGCGATGGTCTCCAGCGCCCGGCGGATCGTGTCCTGGTCCGAGGCCTCGCCCTTGGCACGCTCCTGCTCGACGACGCGGACCTGCACCTGGACGATCTTGAAGGAGTGGTCCAGCTTCAGGTCCCGGACTTCGTCCGCCTCCCGGCGTTGACCCCCCCGGCGTTCCTCCACCAGGCGGGTGCCGCCATGGTCGGCGCTGCCCGACGACGGCGCCCGGCCGGTCGCCGCGCTGAACGCGTTCTGCGCCTCGGTGAGTTTGGCGGTCGCCCTCCGGGCTGCCTTCTGGATGCTGAAGACGACGAAGGATGCCAGGGCGAGCCAGAAGGCGGCGATGATCGCCACGACCCAGCCCACGACGTCGTTCTGGTTGGCCGCGAAGATCACGGCCACGATGAACGCGATGATGAAGACCGTCATCCCGAGCCCGCCGATGCGGAACATGGAGAACCGGCCCGTCGCGGCGTTGAACGCGGACGGCTTGGAAGACGGGGAGTTGCCGAGAGTTCGCATGAGCCCATTATCGCAAACCCCGGCCGCCGCCTGCCCCGCTTCCACCCCGGGCGAACGGGCCGCCGGGGCCCGGGGCTTCAGCAACAGTTTCCTGGGACCGCCACCTCCCGAACAGCGGCAGGGCACCTGGTCCCGGAGGATCAGGTGCCCTGCGGTCAGGGAAATGCCTTGGCTGGTCCCTCAGTGGCTTTCGGAGAAGCTGTCCGCCGCCAGCTGGCGTTCCGCGGTTTCGACCACGTTGGCCAGCAGCATGGCGCGGGTCATCGGGCCCACTCCCCCGGGGTTCGGGGAGAGCCAGGCGGCGACGTTGGCCGCGGCGGGGTCCACGTCTCCGGTGACCACGGCCTTGCCGGTGCCGTCGTCGACCCGGCTGACGCCGACGTCGAGCACGATCGCCCCGGGCTTGAGGTCCCCGGCCTTGATCAGGTGCGGCACGCCGGCCGCGGCGATCACGACGTCGGCCTGCCGCAGTTCCGCGGGCAGGTCCACCGTGCCGGTGTGGGCCAGGATGACGGTCGCGTTGACGTCCCTGCGGGTCAGCAACAGACCCACCGGGCGGCCGATGGTGACGCCGCGGCCGACGACGAGCACGCGCTTGCCGCTGAGCTTGATCCCGTGCCGGGACAGCAGCTCGACGCAGCCCTTGGGCGTGCACGGCAGCGGGGACTTCATGGGTCCGCTGACGTTGGCCACGAGCCGGCCCAGGTTCATCGGGTGCAGGCCGTCGGCGTCCTTCTCAGGGTCCATGGCCTCCAGGATGACGTCCTGGTCGATGTGCTTGGGCAGCGGGAGCTGGACGATGTAGCCGGTGCATTCCGGGTTCTCGTTCAGCTCCCGGACCACGGCCAGCAGATCGTCCTGGGATGTGTCCTCGGGCAGGTCGCGGCGGATGGAGGTGATGCCCACCTCGGCGCAGTCCTTGTGCTTGCCGCCGACGTACCAGGTGCTCCCGGGATCGGAGCCGACCAGGATGGTACCCAGGCCCGGGACGACGCCCCGGGCCTTGAGGGCGGCGACGCGTACCTTCAGTTCGGCCTTGATCGTGGCGGCGGTGGCTTTGCCGTCGAGGATCTGTGCTGTTGTCGCCGTGTTTGTTGTTGCCGTACCGGCCGTGTTGGTCATCCGCTTACCACTGCTCATGCTGCGGGTACAACGGGAAGTCGGCCGCGAGCTTGTCCACGCGGGACTGGAGCGCCTCGATGTCGGTGGCGGCGCCGGCCTTCAGTGCGGTGGCGATGATTTCCGCGACCTCCGTGAACTCCTCGGCGCCGAAGCCGCGGGTGGCCAGGGCCGGGGTGCCGATGCGCAGGCCCGAGGTGACCATCGGCGGGCGGGGGTCGAACGGCACGGCGTTGCGGTTGACCGTGATGCCGACCGAGTGCAGGAGGTCTTCCGCCTGCTGGCCGTCGAGCTGGGAGTTGCGCAGGTCCACCAGGACCAGGTGCACGTCGGTGCCGCCGGTCAGGACCGAGACGCCGGCGTCGGCCACATCGGACTGGTTGAGTCGGTCGGCGATGATCTTGGCGCCCTCCAGGACGCGCTCCTGGCGCTCCTTGAATTCCTCGGTGCCGGCGATCTTGAAGGCCACCGCCTTGGCAGCAATGACATGCATGAGGGGGCCGCCCTGCTGGCCGGGGAAGACGGCGGAATTGAGCTTCTTGGCCCAGTCCTGCTTGGCCAGGATCACACCCGAGCGGGGACCGGCGAGGGTCTTGTGCACGGTGGAGGTCACGACGTCGGAGTGCGGCACCGGGCTCGGGTGCAGGCCGGCGGCCACGAGGCCGGCGAAGTGCGCCATATCCGTCCAGAGCAGTGCACCGACCTCGTCGGCAATCGAGCGGAAGGCCGCGAAGTCGAGGTGGCGGGGGTACGCGGACCAGCCGGCGATGATGACCTGCGGCTTCTCGGCGATGGCCTGCTCGCGCAGTTTGTCCATGTCGATCCGGAAGCTGTCCTCCTCGACCTGGTACGCGGCAACCTTGTAGAGCTTGCCGGAGAAGTTGAGCTTCATGCCGTGGGTGAGGTGCCCGCCGTGCGCCAGGGACAGGCCCAGGATCTTGTCGCCCGGGGTGATCATGGCGGACAGTGCCGCGGCGTTGGCCTGCGCGCCGGAGTGCGGCTGGACGTTGGCGTATTCGGCGCCGAAGAGGTCCTTGACGCGGTCGATCGCGAGCTGCTCGGCGACGTCGACGTATTCGCAGCCGCCGTAGTAGCGGCGTCCCGGGTAGCCCTCGGCGTACTTGTTGGTCAGGACCGAGCCCTGGGCTTCCATCACGGCGCGCGGGGCGAAGTTCTCGGAGGCGATCATTTCCAGGGTGCCGCGCTGGCGGCCAAGTTCCTGGGCAAGTACGGCGGCGATTTCGGGGTCGAGCTCGGCCAGCGGCTGGTTGCTCACGGCGGCTGAGGAAAGGCTAACGGAAGAGGGAGAAGTGGTCACGAAGGACTCCTGGCTAGGCAACGGGCACTGCTTAAGGTCAGGTTACCGGTTTGGACGCTGCGGCGTCCTAGATTACGGGCCCCGCAAGGGAGGAACACGCGCCCAAGGGCCGGCGCCCGGGAGCGCCAGCGGTGAGGCAGCAGCATGGCGCTGCCAACCGGCAAAACATGACCCTCGGCCCAGGCGTACGATTCGTGGTCTTCATCAGTGCCGCTCCCCGGTGGTTAGCCCACCCAACGCCAGTTGCGACGGGTTAAGCCTACCCCAGCCGCTGCCCGGGGCCGCCGTTCCGCGCAGGTAGGCTGTTCTTCGTGACTGACGACCAACTGGCTGCTTCCTACATCCTGACTCTCTCCTGCCCGGACCGGCCCGGAATCGTCCACGCCGTCGCCGGCGCCCTCCTGGTGGCGGGCTGCAATATTACTGACTCGCAGCAGTACGGCAGCCAGAGTACGGGCACCTTCTTCATGCGGGTCGAGGCCGCGACGGCGGCCTCCCACGCCGAACTCCAGGCCGCACTCGAGCCCGTGGCCCAGGCCTTCGGCATGCAGTGGAGCCTCAACCCGGCAGGACGCAAGGTCCGCACCCTGCTGATGGCCAGCACCTCGGCCCACTGCCTCAACGATCTGCTCTTCCTGCAGCGCTCCGGCACCCTGCCGATCGAGATCCCGGCCATTGTCTCCAACCACCGCGATCTTGAGGGCCTGGCGGAGTTCTACGGCATCCCCTTCTACCACATCCCCGTCACCCCGGACACCAAGGTCCAGGCCGAGGACGACCTCCGCGCCCTGATGAAGGAGCACGACATCGAGCTCACCGTCCTGGCGCGGTACATGCAGATCATCTCCGACGATCTGTGCAGGGAACT from Arthrobacter sp. PAMC25564 encodes:
- the trpS gene encoding tryptophan--tRNA ligase; amino-acid sequence: MTSSTTPVTKKRILSGAKPTADSLHLGNYIGAVRNWVAMQAEYDAVFFIPDLHAITVDFEPSELAKRTRVVAAQYIAAGIDPDKCTFFVQSHVPEHAQLAWALNCITGFGEASRMTQFKDKTQKAGADAATVGLFAYPTLMAADILLYQTDLVPVGEDQRQHLELTRNLAQRFNTRFGQTFTVPEATILKATAKIYDLQSPTAKMSKTGGSPHGSIQLLEDPKIAAKRIKSAVTDTGSEIRFDAEAKPGVSNLLTIYSTLTGKSVAELETEYQGKMYGHLKADLAEVMVDFITPLRNRTQELMADPAELDRLLAKGAERAREIASVTLTQVYERMGFLPSLSLAGVR
- a CDS encoding YihY/virulence factor BrkB family protein translates to MDWGKARRSGGGGPAALLPLLQWLLARLNAVRPIRAFQHYSLQHGPLMSAGIGFRMFFSVTGLLATGFSVAGLVLRGQPALLDRVISSVAINAPGLLKVDGGQGLVDPQDLLNPNGLGWTAAIAAVVTLVTSLGWIDGLRDGLRGVMRLGPRKLNPVLVKLRDAGILLLLGVALGISAGVSLVFGTAAGWVTGQLHLDPLVAGPLTTSVKIAVPLLLGWCTALVMFRLAAGLKLARRALLEGTGLAAVGTAVLQIFSAELLAGAGRNPILAPFAIIIGLLIWFNLVSQVYLVSAAWAAVRDEDLRADPAATTNGWGARQVQPGKTPPAGKQAAGKQRSERSAVLRHRGTDRPTPR
- a CDS encoding exodeoxyribonuclease III; the protein is MSSALKKDHLRIASVNVNGLRAAYKKGMAEWLEPREVDILCLQEVRAPDAIVHELLGEGWHILHAEAEAKGRAGVAIASREEPLATRVGIGDDFFATTGRWVEADYTVRNAEGQASQLTVVSAYVHSGEAGTPKQDDKFRFLDVMLSRLPELAKHSDHALVVGDLNVGHTELDIKNWKGNVKRAGFLPEERAYFDRFFGGEIGWKDVHRGLAGNVDGPYTWWSQRGQAFDNDTGWRIDYHMATPALAAAAVSAVVDRAPSWDTRFSDHAPLVVDYRL
- the purU gene encoding formyltetrahydrofolate deformylase, yielding MTDDQLAASYILTLSCPDRPGIVHAVAGALLVAGCNITDSQQYGSQSTGTFFMRVEAATAASHAELQAALEPVAQAFGMQWSLNPAGRKVRTLLMASTSAHCLNDLLFLQRSGTLPIEIPAIVSNHRDLEGLAEFYGIPFYHIPVTPDTKVQAEDDLRALMKEHDIELTVLARYMQIISDDLCRELTGKAINIHHSFLPSFKGAKPYHQAHARGVKLIGATAHYVTAALDEGPIIEQEVIRVDHRRTPEQFVQMGRDVEGRTLAQAVQWHAEHRVLLDGNRTVVFN
- the glyA gene encoding serine hydroxymethyltransferase, translating into MTTSPSSVSLSSAAVSNQPLAELDPEIAAVLAQELGRQRGTLEMIASENFAPRAVMEAQGSVLTNKYAEGYPGRRYYGGCEYVDVAEQLAIDRVKDLFGAEYANVQPHSGAQANAAALSAMITPGDKILGLSLAHGGHLTHGMKLNFSGKLYKVAAYQVEEDSFRIDMDKLREQAIAEKPQVIIAGWSAYPRHLDFAAFRSIADEVGALLWTDMAHFAGLVAAGLHPSPVPHSDVVTSTVHKTLAGPRSGVILAKQDWAKKLNSAVFPGQQGGPLMHVIAAKAVAFKIAGTEEFKERQERVLEGAKIIADRLNQSDVADAGVSVLTGGTDVHLVLVDLRNSQLDGQQAEDLLHSVGITVNRNAVPFDPRPPMVTSGLRIGTPALATRGFGAEEFTEVAEIIATALKAGAATDIEALQSRVDKLAADFPLYPQHEQW
- a CDS encoding 2'-5' RNA ligase family protein; this encodes MASVSKATADDVSRVRARGAGGDGQARSEGVSIGVILGFPADIADELQRWRASFGDPMAGVIPAHITLVTTTMTQDWEATRRHVREIARKQAPFNVTVAGTGSFRPVSPVVFLNVEDGFGDCVSLHRKLQSGPLERELPFAYHPHVTVAHDVAPESLDEAETALKDYRATFPVASMGLYEHDDNGIWQLREELDFGTAPDDDRGPDGSAAVR
- a CDS encoding alpha/beta fold hydrolase, with amino-acid sequence MSSSEKVSFQGSTGEMLSGIIDVPEGKVKGWGVFSHGFTLGKDSPAASRMCKALADNGVGMLRFDNLGLGESAGLWSEGSFSHKVADTVKAAEFMNASGRAVSLLVGHSFGGAAVLAAARQIPDLDAVATVGAPFSPKHVAHVFDAALDRILSEGSAEVDLGGKRVEIRRHFVEDLENADLTDCIRALHRPLMVLHSPTDNTVGIENASTIFQTARHPRSFVSLEGSDHLLTGKGQAARAAKIISAWADQYLDA
- a CDS encoding bifunctional methylenetetrahydrofolate dehydrogenase/methenyltetrahydrofolate cyclohydrolase — its product is MTNTAGTATTNTATTAQILDGKATAATIKAELKVRVAALKARGVVPGLGTILVGSDPGSTWYVGGKHKDCAEVGITSIRRDLPEDTSQDDLLAVVRELNENPECTGYIVQLPLPKHIDQDVILEAMDPEKDADGLHPMNLGRLVANVSGPMKSPLPCTPKGCVELLSRHGIKLSGKRVLVVGRGVTIGRPVGLLLTRRDVNATVILAHTGTVDLPAELRQADVVIAAAGVPHLIKAGDLKPGAIVLDVGVSRVDDGTGKAVVTGDVDPAAANVAAWLSPNPGGVGPMTRAMLLANVVETAERQLAADSFSESH